The Phycisphaerae bacterium genome includes the window AATCAGCAGGGCCATGGGGATGAGCATCGCTTCCCAAAAGACGTAAAACAGGACCAGGTCCAGCGAGCAGAATACGCCGATCATGGCCGACTCCATGATCAGCAGGCAGATCATGTACTCCTTGACCCGAGTCCGGATGTAGTCCCAGGAGGCCAGCACGCAGAGGGGCATGATTAGCGTGGTCAGCAGCACCAGCAACAGACTGATGCCGTCCACGCCCAGGGTGTAGCGGATCTTCAGGGCCGCGATCCACTCCACATCCTCGAGGAACTGGAACCGGGCGCTCCCCGCGTCAAATCGCCAGAACAGCGGAAGCGACCAGAGCCCGATCACGGTCGTGCTGGCCAGTGTCCACCAGCGCAGCGCATTCTCGCTCTTGACGAGCGCGGCAATCACGGCCGCCAGCAGCGGCCCGAACACCAGCATGGTCAGAATCGTGTCGTTGTAGCTGAAGCTCATGGCCGGCTCGAACACCAAATGAAAATCACGATCAACACCGCCGCCACACCGAACGCCAGCATGAGGTTCTCCTGCATCTGCCCGCGCTGGGCGGCGCGCAGCCTTCGACCGACGCCTCGTACCCCGGACGCCAGGCCATCGACCACACCGTCCACCACGCCGTTGTCAAACCTGCCCGCCAGTCGGGCGGTGATCATCAGCGGCACCAGGCCCGCCAGCCGGTAGAGTTCGCCCACCAGGGTGTCAACAGCCTGCACCGGCCTGGAAGCCAGCCACCGGAATACCCGCCCACCCATGCGATACGGCCAGTCGAGGTCCAGGCTGATCTTGGGCTCGGGCTGCAACTTCTTGACCAGCAGAAAGAAACCCACGGCGGTAAAGAGCAGGACCTGCAGTGTCTCCGAGACGTGGTACGCGGTGTACGGATGGTAATCTACCGGGAAGGGCAGCATCGAATACAGGTACGGTGTGTAACAGCCGATGAAGATGCACAGCGCCGCAGTGATGGCCATGGCCGCCATCATGTTCCATGGCGGATCGGCGGCCCGGTCCACGACTTCCTGCCTCGGTTTGTTCTTTCCGAACCAGATAAAGTACGGGACCTTCAGGCCAGTGTGCAGGAAGGTGCCCACCGAGGCCAGCATGAGCAGGAAGCCAACCCAGAGCTTGTGCTGTTCGAAACCGGCCGACACGATCATCGACTTGCTGACGAATCCGCTGAACAGCGGGAACGCGGAAATCGACAGCCCGCCGATGAGCGTGAAGACGAAGGTCCAGGGCATCCTCTTCCACAAGCCGCCCAGCTCGGTGAACTTGGTTTCACCCGTCATGTACAGGACCGAGCTGCAACCCATGAACAGCAGGCCCTTGTAGAGAATGTGGGCAAAGGCGTGGGCGCAGGTACCGTTGAGGGCAAGTTGGCCAAGGGAGGTCTG containing:
- a CDS encoding Na(+)/H(+) antiporter subunit D, whose amino-acid sequence is MNDLWIHPSLILIVGAMLLPLIPARAKSGFLLFVPVLVFARTLMMTQGDFGQVEFLVADPANALTLVFGRVDRLSLIFGYIMSLMCVLGTLYGAHVKEDVQHIAAWIYVAGSIGAIYAGDFIVLFLFWEMMAFSSVFLVWFRRRKESPAAGLRYLLVHVAGGLALLAGMVLHCNAQGSWAFNQLDVQHPTAAVYLILIGFILNAAVPPLHAWLPDAYSEASFNGAVFLSAFTTKTAVYALCRGFPGMEILVLLGVIMALYGVVYAVLENDCRRLLAYHIISQVGYMVAGVGLADPQTSLGQLALNGTCAHAFAHILYKGLLFMGCSSVLYMTGETKFTELGGLWKRMPWTFVFTLIGGLSISAFPLFSGFVSKSMIVSAGFEQHKLWVGFLLMLASVGTFLHTGLKVPYFIWFGKNKPRQEVVDRAADPPWNMMAAMAITAALCIFIGCYTPYLYSMLPFPVDYHPYTAYHVSETLQVLLFTAVGFFLLVKKLQPEPKISLDLDWPYRMGGRVFRWLASRPVQAVDTLVGELYRLAGLVPLMITARLAGRFDNGVVDGVVDGLASGVRGVGRRLRAAQRGQMQENLMLAFGVAAVLIVIFIWCSSRP